GAGGTTGACAAGCATGCCCTTGTCGAGCAAGTCTTGCTGAAAACCGGACTGATCTCCTTTGCCGAAAGCCTGGGAGGGGTGGAGAGCCTGATCACCTTCCCGGAGGTGCAGACCCACGCCGATATTCCGGCGGAGCTGCGGGCACGGCTGGGGATCAACAACGTACTGCTGCGGCTTTCGGTCGGTATTGAGGACGCCGATGACCTGATTGAGGACCTGCGCCAGGCCCTGGAGGGATAAACGATGAAGATAGCAACCCAACTGATTCACGCAGGCCCCACCGTTGATCAGCAGACCGGCGCGCTGGGAGTGCCGGTCTACCAGATCTCCACCTACCGCCAGACCTCTTTTGAGCATTTTGGCAAGTACGACTATGCCAGGGGTGACAACCCGACCCGCGAGGCGGTTGAAGAGGTGGTGGCCCGGTTGGAGGGGGGCACGCGCTGCCTGGCCTTTGCCTCCGGCATGGCGGCCATCTCCACCACCCTGATGATCTTCTCCCCCGGCGACCATCTGGTGGTCTGCGACGATGTCTACGGCGGTGCCTACCGGGTGCTGACCTCCATCTTCAGCCGGATGGGGATCAACGCCAGCTTTGTGGATGCCACCGACCTTGCCGCCATCGAGGCGGCCATCCGTCCCGAGACCAGGGCGCTCTATCTGGAGACCCCCTCCAACCCGCTGCTGAAGGTCACCGATCTGCGCGGGGCAGCCGCCATTGCCAAACGGCACGGCATCATCACCCTGGTGGACAACACCTTCATGACCCCCTACCTGCAGCGGCCACTGGAGCTGGGCTGTGATATCGTGCTGCACAGCGGCACCAAGTTCTTAAACGGCCACAGCGATGTGATCTGCGGTTTTGCCGTGACCCGTGACGACGAGCTGGGCCAGCGAATCCGTTACATCCAGAACGCCTTCGGCACCGGCCTGGGACCGCAGGATTCCTTCCTGACCCTGCGGGGGATCAAGACCCTCAAGGTGCGGATGGACCAGAGCCAGCAGAATACCGGGATCATCGTGGAGCGGTTGAAACAGCATCCCAGGGTAACGGCGGTCCACTACCCCGGCCTGGTGGAACATCCCGGCCATGCCGTCCACGCGGCCCAAGCAGAGGGGCCCGGCGCGGTCTTCTCCTTTGAGGTGGATTCTCTGGAAACCACACAACGGCTGTTGGAAAACGCCCATCTGGCCGCCTTTGCCGTCAGCCTGGGGGGGGTGGAGAGCATTATCTCCTACCCGGCCAGGATGTCCCACGCCTCGGTACCCAGGGAGGAGCGCCTGCGCAAGGGGATCAGTGATACCCTGATCCGGCTTTCGGTAGGGCTGGAAGACCCGGACGACCTGTACGCCGACCTTGAACAGGCGATGCAGTAGTTCCGGTTCCATTGTACGGCCCCCTCTGCGCCGGCTCGTCGTCTTGAGATCATCCGTGACCTGGAACCGG
Above is a window of Trichlorobacter lovleyi SZ DNA encoding:
- a CDS encoding trans-sulfuration enzyme family protein; this translates as MKIATQLIHAGPTVDQQTGALGVPVYQISTYRQTSFEHFGKYDYARGDNPTREAVEEVVARLEGGTRCLAFASGMAAISTTLMIFSPGDHLVVCDDVYGGAYRVLTSIFSRMGINASFVDATDLAAIEAAIRPETRALYLETPSNPLLKVTDLRGAAAIAKRHGIITLVDNTFMTPYLQRPLELGCDIVLHSGTKFLNGHSDVICGFAVTRDDELGQRIRYIQNAFGTGLGPQDSFLTLRGIKTLKVRMDQSQQNTGIIVERLKQHPRVTAVHYPGLVEHPGHAVHAAQAEGPGAVFSFEVDSLETTQRLLENAHLAAFAVSLGGVESIISYPARMSHASVPREERLRKGISDTLIRLSVGLEDPDDLYADLEQAMQ